From Paenibacillus sp. PK3_47, the proteins below share one genomic window:
- a CDS encoding urea amidolyase associated protein UAAP2, producing MTTYTFEPVLSKLDPASAAVDCIIPAGEGWLHDLLPGQVLRIVDVEGNQAVDTLFYSTEDPGDHYSAIRTITNQHNLYLTAGSVLLAESGRELLKITADTCGRHDTVGGACSAQSNTVRYSHDTLPMHNCRDTFMLMLSGRSEYTKRDLAPNVNFFMNVPVTPDGKLTFADGVSGPGRYVELTALAPVTVLISNCPQLNNPCNAYNPTPAQVLIWNGDGGGSDV from the coding sequence ATGACAACTTATACTTTTGAGCCTGTGTTAAGTAAACTGGACCCTGCGTCTGCAGCGGTTGATTGTATTATTCCGGCCGGGGAAGGCTGGCTGCATGATCTGCTGCCGGGCCAGGTTCTCCGGATTGTCGATGTGGAAGGAAATCAGGCGGTTGACACACTCTTTTATTCAACGGAAGATCCGGGAGACCATTACAGCGCCATCCGGACAATTACGAATCAGCATAATCTGTATTTGACTGCAGGCTCCGTCCTGCTGGCCGAATCCGGCCGTGAGCTGCTGAAGATTACCGCGGATACCTGCGGCCGTCACGATACGGTGGGCGGAGCCTGCTCCGCCCAGAGCAATACGGTGCGGTACTCGCACGACACGCTGCCGATGCATAACTGCCGTGACACATTTATGCTCATGCTGTCCGGACGCAGTGAATATACAAAGCGGGATCTCGCCCCGAATGTGAACTTTTTTATGAATGTGCCTGTGACACCCGATGGAAAGCTGACGTTTGCAGACGGGGTATCTGGTCCGGGGCGCTATGTTGAACTGACTGCCCTTGCTCCGGTTACCGTGCTGATCAGCAACTGCCCTCAGCTTAACAATCCGTGCAATGCTTATAATCCTACACCGGCTCAGGTATTGATCTGGAATGGGGATGGAGGTGGTTCCGATGTTTAA
- a CDS encoding urea amidolyase associated protein UAAP1 — MHSFTIQAGGKWSGRIAKGKSITFTAESDRANLSVLLYHAWYPSERYNMPDTLKAQHTAFLTAGNVLMSDQGRVLASITRDTAGWHDPLAGYTTRQMTDEKYGLTNYQNERNEWYRSGAENLIVELYRNQLTPRDLIPPVNLFSKVICELDGSMHYARQETAGHSVTLRTEMDLLLVCSNTPNPLDPDTRYPASEIHIQVTGADAVKEDDPCVTHCAENRRAFENTWNADLLMRGAGL, encoded by the coding sequence ATGCACTCATTCACGATTCAAGCGGGAGGCAAGTGGTCCGGCCGCATTGCCAAGGGGAAGTCCATTACATTCACGGCGGAAAGCGACCGGGCAAATCTGTCGGTGCTGCTGTACCACGCCTGGTATCCTTCGGAGCGCTATAACATGCCTGACACGCTGAAAGCTCAGCATACTGCATTTTTGACGGCGGGAAATGTTCTGATGAGTGATCAGGGAAGAGTGCTGGCCTCTATCACCCGGGATACAGCCGGATGGCATGATCCTCTGGCCGGTTACACAACGAGACAAATGACAGATGAGAAGTACGGGCTGACCAATTACCAGAATGAACGGAATGAATGGTACCGCAGCGGTGCCGAGAATTTAATTGTTGAACTCTACCGGAACCAGCTGACACCCCGTGATTTAATCCCTCCGGTGAATCTGTTCTCCAAAGTGATTTGTGAGCTGGATGGTTCCATGCATTACGCCCGGCAGGAAACCGCTGGACATTCGGTAACGCTCCGCACGGAGATGGATCTTTTGCTGGTATGCTCCAATACCCCGAATCCGCTGGATCCCGATACACGCTACCCGGCTTCGGAAATTCATATTCAGGTAACCGGGGCAGATGCGGTAAAGGAAGATGATCCATGCGTAACGCACTGCGCGGAGAACAGAAGAGCCTTTGAGAATACATGGAATGCCGATTTGCTGATGAGAGGGGCTGGACTGTGA
- a CDS encoding APC family permease — protein MKNTVTLKRDLSLSHVVTMGLAWMSPMIFFTSFGVLHESSGGMLLAAYMLAFIAILFTALSYGQMARAFPVSGSAYTYVSKAMNPFLGFLVGWAILLDYLFSCIVAVLMFGVNLNAQFPAIPSSAWIILLTLIVMIINIIGIKPLANISKLFVFMQILFIAGFCALLVYKALYGGITADLNPLAAQEGVSFSAILAGASLVCFSFLGFDSITTMAEETKEPKKTIPRAILIIVLSAGVMYFITAYLIQWIVPSFAYSHVDSAGYELMQNIGGSVLAAVFTFVIIFSILSQGLSSMTTVTRLLFVMGRTSLLPGKFASIHPKTRTPVFNIVLMSIVSLSALFISLETAIKFVSFGALTAFLFVNLSVISHYILRQKQRAFRDILIRLICPLFGAGFVLYLIALLDSASLILGTSWLAAGLVYYGVRRLSAASFREPAAVAPEVSKT, from the coding sequence ATGAAAAATACAGTTACGCTTAAAAGAGATTTATCACTGTCTCATGTCGTTACGATGGGTCTTGCGTGGATGTCGCCGATGATCTTTTTCACCAGCTTTGGAGTCCTGCATGAAAGTTCCGGCGGTATGCTCCTTGCGGCCTATATGCTTGCATTTATCGCTATTTTGTTTACAGCATTAAGCTACGGCCAAATGGCCCGTGCCTTCCCGGTCTCCGGCTCTGCCTACACCTATGTGTCCAAGGCGATGAATCCGTTTCTTGGCTTCTTAGTGGGGTGGGCCATATTGCTGGATTACTTGTTTTCCTGCATTGTGGCAGTCCTGATGTTCGGGGTCAACCTGAATGCCCAATTCCCCGCAATCCCTTCATCCGCCTGGATTATTTTACTGACATTAATCGTCATGATTATAAATATAATCGGGATAAAACCGCTCGCAAACATCAGCAAACTTTTCGTATTTATGCAAATCCTCTTTATTGCCGGCTTCTGCGCCCTGCTCGTCTATAAAGCTCTGTATGGGGGCATTACAGCCGACCTCAATCCGCTGGCGGCACAAGAAGGCGTCTCGTTCTCGGCTATCCTGGCAGGAGCGTCCCTCGTCTGCTTTTCATTCCTCGGATTCGATTCAATCACAACGATGGCTGAGGAAACCAAGGAGCCCAAAAAGACTATTCCACGGGCCATATTGATCATTGTTCTCTCAGCGGGAGTCATGTATTTCATTACAGCGTACCTGATTCAATGGATTGTCCCTTCCTTCGCCTACAGCCATGTGGATTCTGCAGGATATGAGCTGATGCAAAATATCGGCGGAAGTGTGCTGGCGGCAGTATTCACCTTTGTCATTATTTTCTCCATACTATCTCAAGGGCTCTCCTCCATGACTACCGTCACCCGCCTCCTGTTCGTCATGGGCCGGACCTCCCTGTTGCCCGGAAAGTTCGCATCTATCCATCCCAAAACACGTACGCCAGTATTCAATATCGTGCTAATGAGCATTGTCTCACTCTCTGCGCTGTTCATCAGCCTGGAGACTGCCATTAAATTCGTCAGCTTTGGCGCTCTGACCGCCTTCCTGTTTGTGAATCTCTCGGTCATTTCCCATTACATCCTGCGCCAGAAGCAGAGGGCTTTCCGCGATATCCTGATCCGCCTTATCTGCCCGCTGTTCGGCGCCGGATTTGTGCTGTATCTCATTGCCCTGCTGGACTCCGCCTCCCTGATTCTTGGCACCAGCTGGCTGGCAGCAGGCCTTGTCTATTATGGGGTCCGCAGGCTGTCTGCAGCGTCTTTTAGAGAACCGGCTGCGGTTGCGCCGGAGGTTTCGAAGACGTAG
- a CDS encoding RHS repeat domain-containing protein, with the protein MNSFTSFFRKSIALAASAVLLMVPQFTLASPENGNSQEGNDLSSVSEMRQYLKIKKDVNILLYDESGKIINEFHSDGNEIQYHYDTDGNMIESTDAFNGKQVYERDESKKIRVIKTYNNNKLAAEKKLDGIGVESEIVTPFDTNLLIAPLSTTVYEDTIINGIDMNQLISDAQFTNSSTMTSASIQSFLTSKNSILKDTVLIYYLDSSGKPYFKGDTINAASSIASSAQTYGINPKVILATLQKESSLVSATPGSVAYSSRRFFYAMGYGATDGGDDYTKGGFNQQISGGASTLKNRYNQAPTTGYPKVFTNINFGNTVTSNGVTYKNYVWVKNKATYSLYVYTPHTIDTSLLPTVGGGNYLFVNIAKGWWGTTLWN; encoded by the coding sequence TTGAATTCGTTTACTAGTTTTTTTAGAAAATCTATTGCTCTCGCTGCCTCTGCTGTTTTGCTTATGGTACCACAGTTTACATTGGCGTCACCGGAAAATGGGAATTCGCAAGAAGGAAATGATCTAAGTTCTGTTAGTGAAATGAGGCAATATTTGAAGATTAAGAAAGACGTTAATATCCTACTGTATGATGAATCTGGAAAAATTATTAATGAATTCCATAGTGATGGCAACGAAATTCAATATCATTATGATACCGATGGCAATATGATTGAATCTACAGATGCTTTCAACGGCAAACAGGTATATGAGAGAGATGAATCAAAAAAGATAAGAGTTATTAAGACATATAATAATAATAAATTGGCGGCGGAAAAGAAACTTGATGGAATTGGAGTAGAAAGTGAAATTGTCACTCCTTTTGATACGAATTTGCTTATTGCTCCTTTATCGACTACAGTTTATGAGGATACCATTATTAATGGGATAGATATGAATCAACTTATTTCAGACGCTCAATTTACAAATAGTTCAACCATGACCTCGGCATCAATCCAGTCATTCCTTACTTCCAAGAATTCAATACTAAAGGATACAGTACTGATCTACTATTTAGATTCTTCTGGCAAACCCTATTTTAAGGGAGATACTATTAACGCCGCTTCATCTATCGCTAGCAGTGCGCAGACCTATGGTATAAACCCTAAAGTTATACTAGCTACCCTACAAAAAGAATCTTCCTTAGTTTCGGCGACCCCTGGTTCAGTAGCGTACTCATCTAGACGCTTTTTTTACGCAATGGGATACGGTGCAACAGACGGCGGCGATGATTATACAAAGGGCGGATTTAATCAACAAATTTCAGGTGGAGCCTCTACACTGAAAAACCGATATAATCAAGCTCCGACAACTGGATATCCTAAAGTATTTACAAACATTAATTTTGGGAATACAGTGACTTCTAATGGAGTAACTTATAAAAACTACGTCTGGGTAAAAAATAAAGCTACTTATTCTTTATATGTTTATACTCCACACACAATTGATACCTCCTTATTACCTACAGTTGGCGGAGGGAATTACCTTTTTGTTAATATTGCTAAAGGCTGGTGGGGAACCACCCTTTGGAACTAA